The proteins below come from a single Thermopolyspora flexuosa genomic window:
- a CDS encoding leucyl aminopeptidase, producing MPIQTSTEFATRQEPEAAELLAVPYGADLAPDVPLPLPPEALLREYDAKGEAGEIVEVPVARGDRVGRVLLYGVGDAGPQALRRAGAALARRARGRAELTIALPEAEPAAWAALAEGALLACYAFKMLGSSGGEPGVGEGKGRPVERIRFTGPEPARDAVRRGEVFARATALNRDLANTPSSIKNPEWLAEQAVRIAAETGLEAEVWDPERLAAEGFGGILAVGRGSARPPRLIKLEYRPREAASARHVVLVGKGITFDSGGLSLKPNDNMKFQKTDMAGGGAVIAIMSALAELAVPVRVTGLVAAAENMPSGTAQRPGDVITHYGGRTVEVRNTDAEGRLVLADALAYAAERLDPDAIIDIATLTGAIGIALGREYGAVFASSDELAADLLRAGEATGERLWRMPLVEDYRPALDSEVADLANVETDGTYGAGSITAALFLREFAGGRPWAHLDIAAVGRTTSDEGIHAKGATGYGVRLLLGYLTAA from the coding sequence GCTGCTGCGCGAGTACGACGCCAAGGGTGAGGCGGGCGAGATCGTCGAGGTGCCGGTGGCCCGCGGCGACCGGGTGGGCCGGGTCCTGCTGTACGGCGTGGGCGACGCCGGGCCGCAGGCGCTGCGCAGGGCCGGGGCCGCGCTCGCCCGCCGCGCGCGGGGGCGCGCCGAGCTGACCATCGCGCTGCCCGAGGCGGAGCCGGCCGCCTGGGCGGCGCTCGCCGAGGGGGCGCTGCTCGCCTGTTACGCGTTCAAGATGCTCGGCTCGAGCGGCGGCGAGCCGGGCGTGGGCGAGGGCAAGGGCAGGCCGGTGGAGCGCATCCGGTTCACCGGGCCGGAGCCGGCCCGCGACGCGGTACGGCGCGGCGAGGTCTTCGCCCGGGCCACCGCGCTCAACCGGGACCTCGCCAACACCCCGTCGTCGATCAAGAACCCGGAGTGGCTCGCCGAGCAGGCGGTCCGCATCGCGGCGGAGACCGGCCTGGAGGCGGAGGTGTGGGACCCCGAGCGGCTCGCCGCCGAGGGCTTCGGCGGCATCCTCGCGGTCGGCCGCGGGTCCGCGCGCCCGCCCCGCCTGATCAAGCTCGAGTACCGGCCGCGCGAGGCCGCCTCGGCGCGGCACGTGGTGCTCGTCGGCAAGGGGATCACGTTCGACTCCGGCGGCCTGTCGCTGAAGCCGAACGACAACATGAAGTTCCAGAAGACCGACATGGCCGGTGGCGGCGCGGTGATCGCGATCATGAGCGCGCTCGCCGAGCTCGCCGTACCGGTGCGGGTTACCGGCCTCGTCGCGGCGGCCGAGAACATGCCGTCCGGTACCGCCCAGCGCCCCGGCGACGTGATCACCCACTACGGCGGGCGCACCGTGGAGGTGCGCAACACCGACGCCGAGGGCCGCCTCGTGCTCGCCGACGCGCTCGCCTACGCCGCCGAGCGGCTGGACCCGGACGCGATCATCGACATCGCCACGCTCACCGGCGCGATCGGCATCGCGCTCGGCCGCGAGTACGGCGCGGTGTTCGCGAGCAGCGACGAGCTCGCCGCCGACCTGCTGCGCGCCGGGGAGGCGACCGGGGAGCGGCTGTGGCGTATGCCGCTCGTCGAGGACTACCGGCCCGCGCTCGACTCCGAGGTCGCCGACCTCGCCAACGTGGAGACCGACGGCACCTACGGCGCGGGGTCGATCACGGCCGCGCTCTTCCTGCGCGAGTTCGCGGGCGGGCGCCCGTGGGCGCATCTCGACATCGCCGCCGTCGGCCGTACCACCTCCGACGAGGGCATCCACGCCAAGGGCGCCACCGGGTACGGCGTGCGCCTGCTCCTCGGCTACCTCACCGCGGCCTGA
- a CDS encoding O-methyltransferase, whose translation MRSGEEMDQMAPTPAGPAEASLAYADGFHTEDETLQEARKRAIEWGAEPLPPGAGAALCFLATAINARAVVEIGTGCGVSGLWLLRGMRPDGTLTSVDVEVEHQRLARHLFSQAGFAGSKVRLITGRALDVLPRLADGGYDLVFCDAEPQEYADYLVEALRLLRPGGIVAFAHALLGGRVTDPIRRDPDTAAMREVGRLIRDDERLRPLLLPLGDGLLAAVKLP comes from the coding sequence ATGCGAAGCGGGGAGGAGATGGACCAGATGGCCCCGACGCCAGCCGGTCCGGCGGAGGCGAGCCTGGCCTACGCCGATGGGTTCCACACGGAGGACGAGACTCTCCAGGAGGCCAGAAAACGCGCGATCGAGTGGGGGGCCGAGCCGCTCCCACCGGGCGCCGGCGCGGCCCTGTGTTTCCTCGCCACCGCGATCAACGCCCGGGCGGTCGTGGAGATCGGCACCGGGTGCGGCGTGTCCGGGCTGTGGCTGCTCCGCGGCATGCGCCCGGACGGCACGCTCACCAGCGTCGACGTGGAGGTCGAGCACCAGCGGCTCGCCCGGCACCTGTTCTCCCAGGCCGGGTTCGCGGGCAGCAAGGTCCGGCTCATCACCGGGCGGGCGCTCGACGTGCTGCCGCGCCTCGCCGACGGCGGGTACGACCTGGTGTTCTGCGACGCCGAGCCGCAGGAGTACGCCGACTACCTGGTGGAGGCGCTGCGGCTGCTGCGGCCCGGCGGCATCGTCGCGTTCGCCCACGCGCTGCTCGGCGGGCGGGTGACCGACCCGATCCGGCGCGACCCCGACACGGCCGCGATGCGCGAGGTGGGCCGGTTGATCCGGGACGACGAACGGCTCCGGCCGCTGCTGCTGCCGCTCGGCGACGGCCTGCTCGCCGCCGTCAAGCTGCCCTGA
- the sigE gene encoding RNA polymerase sigma factor SigE, giving the protein MAVAVAPTRGVPVDYAHQAGAPYDAYPAGEWTPPTWEEVVRTHSARVYRLAYRLTGNVHDAEDLTQEVFVRVFRSLSNYTPGTFEGWLHRITTNLFLDMARRKQRIRFEGLAEDAAERIKGREPTPAQVYDDAHLEPDIQAALDALAPEFRAAVVLCDIEGLSYEEIAATLGVKLGTVRSRIHRGRAQLREALEHRAPRDSERGDQLPPSMTRGEER; this is encoded by the coding sequence ATGGCAGTAGCGGTGGCCCCGACGAGAGGAGTGCCGGTGGATTACGCCCACCAGGCGGGTGCTCCCTATGACGCGTATCCCGCGGGGGAGTGGACGCCGCCCACCTGGGAAGAGGTCGTCCGGACCCATTCGGCGCGGGTGTACCGCCTCGCCTACCGGCTGACCGGAAACGTGCACGACGCAGAGGACCTCACCCAGGAGGTCTTCGTCCGTGTCTTCCGGTCGTTGTCGAACTACACGCCTGGCACGTTCGAGGGCTGGCTGCACCGCATCACCACCAACCTCTTCCTCGACATGGCGCGGCGGAAGCAGCGCATCCGGTTCGAGGGGCTGGCCGAGGACGCGGCCGAGCGCATCAAGGGACGGGAGCCCACCCCGGCACAGGTGTACGACGACGCGCACCTCGAGCCGGACATCCAGGCCGCGCTCGACGCCCTCGCGCCGGAGTTCCGCGCCGCGGTCGTGCTGTGTGATATTGAGGGGTTGTCCTACGAGGAGATCGCGGCCACGCTCGGCGTCAAGCTGGGCACGGTTCGCAGCCGCATCCACCGTGGTCGTGCCCAGCTTCGCGAGGCCCTGGAGCACCGGGCACCGCGGGACTCCGAACGCGGCGATCAGCTCCCCCCGTCGATGACCCGTGGGGAGGAACGATGA